The Candidatus Omnitrophota bacterium genome has a segment encoding these proteins:
- the ispH gene encoding 4-hydroxy-3-methylbut-2-enyl diphosphate reductase: MEIFLARTQGFCAGVASAIDIVELALQTYGTPLYVYHDIVHNTSVVNDMRERGVIFVEDLNDVPEGSRIIFSAHGIPPTLIDQAKTRQLKYVDATCPLVTKVHKEAVKFSSQNIDTVLIGHVGHQELVGTSGYVRPDFLHIVEDEDDVDDLDIAPGKTVAYITQTTLSVDETKGIIAKLQKRFPKLVGPSRSDICYATQNRQDAVKELAKTCDIIIICGSPHSSNSNRLRETGEGQGVESHIVDTAEELDVSIFKNKSKVGLSSGASVPRYLVDTIIEKIQNAYPGTSVQEFPNPEKNIVFPVLQFKE, translated from the coding sequence CGTGGAATTGGCCCTGCAAACCTACGGCACGCCGCTTTATGTCTATCACGACATCGTGCACAACACGTCGGTGGTCAATGACATGCGCGAGCGGGGCGTTATTTTCGTTGAAGACCTTAACGACGTTCCCGAAGGCAGCCGCATCATTTTCAGCGCCCACGGCATTCCCCCGACCCTCATTGACCAGGCCAAGACCCGTCAATTGAAATACGTGGATGCCACCTGCCCCTTAGTCACCAAGGTCCACAAAGAAGCGGTGAAATTTTCCAGCCAGAACATTGACACCGTGCTCATCGGGCACGTCGGGCATCAGGAACTGGTGGGCACATCGGGCTATGTCCGTCCCGACTTTTTGCATATTGTGGAAGATGAAGATGACGTGGACGATCTGGACATAGCCCCCGGCAAGACCGTGGCCTATATCACCCAAACCACCTTGTCGGTGGATGAGACCAAGGGCATCATTGCCAAACTCCAGAAAAGATTTCCCAAACTCGTGGGCCCGTCGCGCTCGGACATTTGTTATGCCACCCAGAACCGCCAGGACGCGGTCAAGGAATTGGCCAAGACCTGCGACATCATCATCATCTGCGGCTCGCCGCATTCGTCCAACAGCAACCGCCTGCGGGAAACCGGCGAAGGCCAGGGCGTTGAAAGCCATATCGTGGACACGGCGGAAGAACTGGATGTCAGTATCTTTAAAAATAAAAGTAAGGTCGGTTTAAGTTCCGGGGCGTCCGTCCCCCGTTATCTGGTGGACACCATCATTGAAAAGATCCAAAACGCCTATCCCGGCACAAGCGTGCAGGAATTCCCTAATCCGGAAAAAAATATTGTTTTTCCGGTGCTGCAGTTTAAGGAATAA
- a CDS encoding SIMPL domain-containing protein (The SIMPL domain is named for its presence in mouse protein SIMPL (signalling molecule that associates with mouse pelle-like kinase). Bacterial member BP26, from Brucella, was shown to assemble into a channel-like structure, while YggE from E. coli has been associated with resistance to oxidative stress.) has translation METGKIFRDSQIIVLGVCIAVATVAASLILAKGFMAVVKFNQQVVTVTGSAQKNIKSDKIVWKAIFSRRERDLPSGYKKVQEDLDKVKKYLMNQGVVDSEIIIQQIVSDKVYKKTSQGKDTNEIDYYALIQPIEVWSNQVDKVTAVSRGSTELINQNIAFESGAPEYYYTKLDELKIEMLALATENAKRRAENMVKATGNKIGFIRSARMGIFQITPVNSTEVSDYGVNDTTSLEKKVTAVVNAGFSIE, from the coding sequence ATGGAAACGGGAAAGATCTTCAGGGATTCACAGATCATTGTTTTGGGTGTTTGCATTGCGGTGGCCACCGTCGCGGCGAGTTTGATATTGGCCAAAGGGTTTATGGCGGTGGTCAAATTCAACCAGCAGGTGGTGACGGTGACCGGGTCGGCGCAAAAGAACATTAAAAGCGATAAAATTGTCTGGAAGGCGATCTTCAGCCGCCGCGAACGCGACCTGCCCAGCGGCTATAAAAAGGTCCAGGAAGACCTGGATAAGGTGAAAAAATATCTGATGAACCAGGGTGTGGTGGATAGCGAGATCATTATTCAGCAGATCGTCAGCGACAAAGTATACAAGAAAACTTCGCAGGGCAAGGACACCAATGAAATTGATTATTACGCCTTGATCCAGCCCATTGAGGTGTGGTCCAATCAGGTGGATAAGGTGACGGCGGTGTCGCGCGGCTCAACGGAGCTGATCAATCAAAACATCGCCTTTGAATCCGGCGCGCCGGAGTATTACTATACAAAACTCGACGAACTTAAGATTGAAATGCTGGCGTTGGCCACCGAGAACGCGAAACGGCGGGCCGAGAACATGGTCAAGGCCACGGGCAATAAGATCGGGTTTATCCGTTCGGCGAGGATGGGGATATTCCAGATCACGCCGGTCAATTCCACCGAGGTTTCCGACTACGGCGTGAATGACACCACATCGCTGGAGAAAAAAGTGACGGCGGTGGTGAATGCGGGGTTTAGTATTGAATGA
- a CDS encoding helix-turn-helix transcriptional regulator, translating to MKINWLWDTTLNKVRVKKILHNERDPRFYIYAEKLFSRVDDPKEAFSYVSKEAFCRQWPVVRKRIAKDAWARERAGFWQGIYEQTLSIPPERLSVAQRIKELRVHMGYTQKEMAKRLGVIQQYVSRLEAGRENLTLDTLKRIAQVFDKDLIVQLN from the coding sequence ATGAAGATCAATTGGTTGTGGGACACAACGCTGAACAAGGTGCGGGTCAAGAAGATCCTGCATAATGAAAGAGACCCGCGTTTTTACATTTATGCGGAGAAGTTGTTTTCCCGTGTCGACGATCCCAAGGAGGCCTTTAGTTATGTTTCTAAAGAAGCTTTTTGCCGTCAATGGCCTGTTGTCAGAAAAAGGATCGCAAAAGATGCCTGGGCAAGAGAGAGGGCGGGTTTCTGGCAGGGTATCTATGAACAGACGTTGAGTATCCCGCCAGAGCGATTAAGTGTTGCCCAACGGATCAAAGAATTAAGGGTCCATATGGGGTATACCCAAAAGGAAATGGCTAAAAGATTGGGTGTTATTCAGCAGTACGTTTCCCGTTTGGAAGCCGGCCGGGAGAATTTGACCTTGGATACCTTAAAACGGATAGCCCAAGTTTTTGATAAAGATCTGATCGTTCAATTGAATTAA
- a CDS encoding 2Fe-2S iron-sulfur cluster-binding protein, translating to MAKLFIDNIEYEVPDGKQIAEACETAGIPFSCNSGVCGTCQIEVLEGAENLNELNEEESALGQDRNHRLGCQCKILGGIVKVTY from the coding sequence ATGGCCAAACTCTTCATTGACAATATTGAATACGAAGTCCCCGACGGCAAACAGATCGCGGAAGCGTGCGAAACCGCCGGCATCCCCTTTTCCTGCAACTCCGGGGTCTGCGGCACCTGCCAGATCGAAGTGCTTGAAGGCGCCGAAAACCTCAACGAACTGAATGAAGAGGAATCGGCCCTGGGCCAGGACCGCAATCACCGCCTCGGATGCCAGTGCAAGATCCTCGGTGGCATTGTCAAGGTGACTTATTGA
- a CDS encoding Bro-N domain-containing protein, which produces MSQEMISTKIAIFKGKQIRRTIHNNEWWFSVVDIVGSLTDSENPRDYWYKMKVREKDDAGVELSTFCRQLKLVAPDGKNRETDCADTEGIFRIIQSIPSPKAEPFKRWLAKVGYERIQEIENPELAAKRMRLLYKLKGYSDDWIEKRMRGIVIREELTDEWQKRGAQEDKDYEVLTAEIAKATFGITPSEYRKLKGLKRENLRDHMDDFELIFTMLGERSTTEIHRTEDSKGMAKLKDDSKAGGDIAGGARQQLEKRLGRSVVSKENYLNKPQNKKLPRK; this is translated from the coding sequence ATGTCTCAAGAAATGATCTCAACCAAAATTGCCATTTTTAAGGGTAAACAGATCAGGAGAACCATTCATAATAATGAATGGTGGTTTTCAGTTGTGGATATCGTAGGGTCTCTGACGGATAGTGAAAATCCCAGGGATTATTGGTATAAAATGAAGGTTCGTGAAAAAGATGATGCGGGTGTTGAACTGTCGACATTTTGTCGACAGTTGAAATTAGTCGCACCGGATGGCAAGAATAGGGAAACTGACTGCGCTGATACAGAGGGCATATTCCGTATTATCCAATCCATCCCATCACCCAAAGCTGAACCTTTTAAGCGTTGGCTGGCCAAGGTCGGTTATGAGCGTATTCAAGAGATAGAAAATCCCGAGCTTGCGGCTAAACGGATGCGGTTGCTCTATAAGCTAAAGGGATATAGCGATGACTGGATCGAAAAGCGCATGCGCGGCATTGTCATCCGGGAAGAATTAACGGATGAATGGCAGAAGCGTGGCGCACAGGAAGACAAAGATTACGAGGTTTTGACCGCCGAAATAGCCAAAGCCACGTTTGGCATCACTCCTAGTGAGTACAGGAAGTTAAAAGGGTTAAAGCGTGAAAATCTGCGGGATCATATGGATGATTTTGAGCTGATCTTTACGATGCTGGGAGAGCGTTCTACAACGGAAATCCACCGCACCGAAGATTCCAAAGGTATGGCTAAATTAAAAGATGACTCAAAAGCCGGTGGGGACATTGCCGGGGGCGCCCGCCAACAGTTGGAAAAAAGGCTTGGGCGGTCGGTTGTTTCAAAAGAGAATTATTTAAATAAGCCACAGAATAAGAAGTTGCCTAGGAAATAA
- a CDS encoding molybdenum cofactor biosynthesis protein MoaE: protein MFILQESSIDIASFKNTGANDADGALVTFEGIVRADQHGSGKVSVLQYIADTPACTTEGKKIMAEALSLFPVTRAVCVQRVGKLNVGETAIWIGVWASHRDEAFKASRYIIEEVKKRLLIWKKEFFADGTSDWVRGCQHEVKV, encoded by the coding sequence ATGTTCATCCTTCAGGAAAGCTCCATTGACATCGCCTCTTTCAAAAATACCGGCGCCAACGACGCCGACGGCGCGCTGGTGACCTTTGAGGGCATTGTCCGCGCCGACCAACACGGCAGCGGCAAGGTCAGCGTTCTGCAATACATCGCTGATACGCCGGCCTGCACAACAGAAGGCAAAAAGATCATGGCCGAGGCCCTGTCTCTTTTTCCCGTCACGCGCGCGGTATGCGTCCAGCGCGTGGGCAAACTCAACGTCGGGGAAACAGCAATATGGATCGGCGTCTGGGCCAGCCACCGGGACGAGGCCTTTAAGGCCTCGCGCTACATTATTGAAGAAGTTAAAAAACGCCTGCTCATCTGGAAAAAAGAATTCTTCGCGGATGGGACTTCCGACTGGGTGCGCGGCTGTCAACACGAGGTGAAAGTATGA
- the murB gene encoding UDP-N-acetylmuramate dehydrogenase — protein MKSIPDALLADYTTFRLGGPCRYLLDCQTPDEVKQAVKQLAADKTPFVLIGGGSNLVVSDEGLDAAVVRFVSPTPLIKRSNDDVTVSGGTSLDALALNMVEEGLEGLNYATGIPGTVGGAVVGNAGAWGKQVGDVLKSATILDHKGNAKTVGPDYFAFAYRHSRLKETGEIVLDVTFALKPGDCVALATERAAILKTRAEKHPDLVTHPCAGSFFRNIEPTSKAERRQAAGWFLEQAGGKNLKVGGAQIFEKHANIIIKGPHCTAQNVHDLSLKMALLVKAKFDLVLNREVRFAGKFQNAPGANEQGFW, from the coding sequence ATGAAAAGCATCCCCGACGCCCTGCTGGCGGATTATACGACGTTCCGCCTGGGCGGCCCTTGCCGGTATTTGCTGGATTGCCAAACGCCTGATGAAGTCAAACAGGCCGTGAAACAACTGGCGGCTGACAAAACACCGTTCGTGCTCATCGGCGGCGGGTCCAATTTGGTTGTTTCGGACGAGGGCCTGGACGCTGCGGTGGTGCGTTTTGTCAGTCCTACCCCGCTCATCAAACGCAGCAACGATGACGTGACAGTGTCCGGCGGCACGTCTTTGGACGCGCTGGCCCTGAACATGGTGGAAGAGGGCCTGGAAGGGTTAAATTACGCCACGGGCATTCCAGGCACCGTAGGCGGGGCTGTGGTGGGCAATGCCGGCGCCTGGGGCAAACAAGTGGGCGATGTGCTTAAATCCGCGACCATCCTGGACCACAAAGGCAATGCCAAGACCGTCGGTCCGGACTACTTTGCCTTCGCTTACCGCCACTCGCGCCTGAAAGAAACCGGCGAGATCGTCCTGGACGTCACCTTTGCCCTCAAACCGGGCGACTGTGTTGCACTGGCGACGGAACGCGCCGCCATCCTGAAAACGCGCGCTGAAAAGCATCCTGACCTGGTCACCCATCCATGCGCCGGCAGTTTTTTCCGTAACATTGAGCCCACCTCCAAAGCCGAACGCCGTCAGGCCGCGGGATGGTTTTTGGAGCAGGCGGGCGGGAAAAACTTAAAAGTCGGCGGGGCCCAAATTTTTGAAAAACACGCCAATATCATCATCAAAGGCCCTCACTGCACAGCGCAAAACGTGCACGACCTATCGCTGAAAATGGCCCTGCTGGTCAAGGCAAAATTTGATCTGGTCTTAAACCGCGAAGTGCGCTTCGCCGGCAAGTTCCAAAACGCACCCGGAGCCAATGAGCAGGGGTTTTGGTAA
- a CDS encoding rhodanese-like domain-containing protein: MNPADIDIDIHSISPEDFKKYALVDVREDEEIREWPAQAEHLCMPCSGFPLNKDVLSKDTSYLIFCAKGGRSHHVAELLQAEGYNAVSVNNGIASVNAYLEGLPK, encoded by the coding sequence ATGAATCCAGCAGATATTGACATTGACATCCACAGCATTTCCCCGGAGGATTTCAAAAAATACGCACTCGTGGACGTGCGCGAGGACGAAGAGATCCGGGAATGGCCCGCGCAGGCTGAACATCTGTGCATGCCCTGTTCCGGATTTCCTTTGAACAAAGATGTCTTGAGCAAGGACACGTCCTATCTCATCTTCTGCGCCAAAGGCGGCCGCAGCCATCACGTGGCCGAACTCCTTCAGGCCGAAGGATACAATGCCGTGTCCGTCAATAACGGCATCGCCTCGGTCAACGCGTATTTAGAAGGCCTCCCGAAATAA